A part of Oncorhynchus gorbuscha isolate QuinsamMale2020 ecotype Even-year linkage group LG09, OgorEven_v1.0, whole genome shotgun sequence genomic DNA contains:
- the rpe gene encoding ribulose-phosphate 3-epimerase, whose product MSYSAKIGPSILSSDLACLGSECVRMMECGADYLHLDVMDGNFVPNITFGHPMVECLRNCVGPDPFFDMHMMVSRPEQWVKPMAAAGANQYTFHLETTTNAGNLIKEIRESGMKVGLAIKPGTTVEELAPWAGQIDMALVMTVEPGFGGQKFMEDMMPKVSWLRSQFPSLDIEVDGGVGPSTIHKCAEAGANMIVSGSAVVSSDDPRSVITMLRTAVSEAIQKRSLDR is encoded by the exons ATGTCTTACAGCGCAAAGATAGGCCCGTCCATCCTCAGCAGTGACCTCGCATGCCTGGGCAGTGAATGCGTCCGAATGATGGAGTGCGGAGCTGACTACCTGCACCTCGACGTTATGGACGG TAATTTTGTCCCCAACATCACCTTTGGCCACCCGATGGTGGAGTGCCTAAGGAACTGCGTGGGGCCAGACCCTTTCTTTG ACATGCACATGATGGTGTCGAGGCCGGAGCAGTGGGTGAAACCCATGGCAGCAGCAGGAGCTAATCAGTACACGTTCCACCTGGAGACCACTACTAATGCTGGAAACCTCAttaaggagatcagagagagtggcatgaag gtgggCCTGGCCATAAAGCCTGGGACCACAGTAGAGGAGTTGGCCCCATGGGCAGGACAGATTGACATGGCACTGGTCATGACTGTGGAGCCTGGCTTTGGAGGCCAGAAGTTCATGGAGGACATGATGCCCAAG GTTAGCTGGCTAAGGAGTCAGTTTCCCTCTCTGGACATTGAGGTGGACGGAGGAGTGGGTCCCTCTACCATCCACAAGTGTGCTGAG gCGGGTGCTAACATGATTGTGTCGGGCAGTGCGGTGGTGAGCAGCGACGACCCTCGCTCTGTCATCACAATGCTGAGGACTGCTGTCTCTGAGGCCATACAGAAACGCTCACTGGACCGTTGA